A stretch of Zootoca vivipara chromosome 13, rZooViv1.1, whole genome shotgun sequence DNA encodes these proteins:
- the LOC132592934 gene encoding olfactory receptor 14A16-like codes for MFNTTTVTDFVLLEFSAAWELQLLHFIIFLVLYLASLMGNLLIISAVASDHHLHRPMYFFMMNLAIQDLGQVSVIVPKSMANSLLNTRQISYSGCVAQILLFNFFISSNFFLLTLMAYDRYVAICNPLYYEMVMNKQAYIQAVACVWISGFLHAVLHTSCTFATPFCSNVVNQFFCEIPQLLKLACSDLYLIEIGAVMLSFIIGLGCFTFIIVTYVQIFYAVLRIPSVQGRQKAYSTCIPHLTVISTLLFCGFFAYLRPTSNTPSDQDVVFTVVYSMVPPMLNPVIYSLRNKEIKAAVSKLLGFSQNTSSSFLL; via the exons atgttcaatacCACCACAGTGACTGACTTTGTGCTCCTTGAATTTTCAGCGGCTTGGGAACTGCAGCTTCTGCATTTCATTATATTTCTAGTATTGTACTTGGCAAGCTTAATGGGGAACCTTCTCATAATTTCTGCAGTAGCTTCTGATCACCACTTGCACAGACCAATGTATTTCTTTATGATGAACTTGGCTATTCAGGACCTTGGACAAGTTTCAGTTATTGTTCCCAAATCCATGGCCAATTCCCTCTTAAATACTAGGCAAATTTCTTATTCTGGATGTGTAGCTCAGATCCTTTTGTTCAACTTCTTTATATCATCCAACTTCTTCCTTCTCACACTCATGGCTTATGATCGGTATGTTGCCATCTGCAATCCATTGTACTATGAGATGGTGATGAATAAGCAAGCCTACATACAAGCGGTGGCTTGTGTGTGGATCAGTGGTTTTCTCCATGCAGTGCTACACACCAGCTGCACCTTTGCAACCCCATTTTGCTCCAATGTTGTCAATCAGTTCTTCTGTGAAATTCCACAGTTACTGAAGCTTGCATGTTCAGATTTATACCTAATTGAAATTGGAGCTGTTATGCTGAGCTTTATCATTGGGCTAGGCTGTTTTACCTTCATCATTGTAACTTATGTGCAGATTTTCTATGCAGTGTTGAGAATTCCCTCTGTGCAGGGAAG GCAAAAGGCTTACTCAACTTGCATTCCTCACCTCACTGTCATCTCCACATTATTATTTTGTGGATTCTTTGCCTACCTGAGGCCTACATCTAACACCCCTTCTGATCAGGATGTGGTATTTACTGTGGTATATTCTATGGTTCCACCCATGCTGAATCCAGTGATTTATAGTTTAAGAAACAAGGAGATCAAGGCTGCCGTATCAAAGCTATTAGGTTTTAGCCAAAACACATCTTCCAGTTTTCTTCTTTAA